Proteins co-encoded in one Nitratireductor kimnyeongensis genomic window:
- a CDS encoding HpcH/HpaI aldolase family protein, with protein sequence MIEEIASNPVKKLLRDGKPVFGTWATLVSNPKMMRLLAATGLDFVLLEMEHSDFSISDVSAMALVARASGIVPIARPDGHKPHDMTRLLDAGAQGLLLPCIDSPEQLEAIMKVTKYYPRGERILNLRGSHTDYLRYEDIDKQIAHINAETLMVAMVETRDSLDALPEICDVDGLDAIMIGPDDLSQNLGVPGQVSHPLMTEATERVIEVCTQKNIPWGFSCQSIEAGKKWIDRGIQWVPLSNDANAIFNTFSPLAAGLKAAASR encoded by the coding sequence GTGATCGAAGAAATTGCCTCCAACCCTGTCAAGAAATTGCTGCGCGACGGCAAACCGGTTTTTGGCACCTGGGCCACCCTCGTCAGCAATCCAAAGATGATGAGGCTTCTGGCTGCGACCGGTCTCGACTTCGTTCTCCTGGAGATGGAACACAGCGATTTTTCGATCTCGGACGTGTCTGCGATGGCCCTGGTTGCACGGGCATCCGGCATCGTGCCGATCGCTCGGCCCGACGGCCACAAGCCGCATGACATGACGCGGCTTCTGGATGCCGGCGCGCAAGGTCTGCTCCTGCCCTGTATCGACAGCCCCGAGCAGCTCGAGGCCATCATGAAAGTGACCAAATACTACCCGCGCGGCGAGCGCATCCTGAACCTGCGCGGGTCGCATACCGATTATCTGCGCTACGAAGACATCGACAAGCAGATCGCGCACATCAACGCCGAGACACTGATGGTGGCAATGGTCGAGACACGCGACAGCCTCGATGCACTGCCGGAAATCTGTGATGTCGATGGACTCGACGCCATCATGATCGGTCCCGACGACCTCTCACAGAATCTTGGCGTTCCCGGCCAGGTGTCTCATCCGTTGATGACCGAAGCCACCGAGCGGGTGATCGAGGTCTGCACCCAGAAGAACATCCCCTGGGGCTTTTCGTGCCAATCCATCGAAGCCGGCAAGAAATGGATCGATCGCGGGATCCAGTGGGTGCCGCTCTCCAACGATGCCAACGCCATTTTCAACACGTTTTCGCCGCTTGCCGCCGGGCTCAAGGCCGCGGCCTCACGCTGA
- a CDS encoding LysR family transcriptional regulator, with the protein MDIRFLETFLAIVDCGSIAETARRTNKTPAALSQRIQVLEQELGHKLIVRSGRTVQPTAAGLAVLERARELVEKTRDLSALAANGAPAGQLRIGATSTALIGLMPDIITMLSDRYPAIDYFVQPGSSSELYHRVTAGELDAALIVRPDFALPKAMGWCTIREEPLVFIAPHSLPELPPHALIASQRFILYDRNQWGGQIVARYLAENGLAVREWLELDALDAIAALVSRGLGVAIVPDWAPPWPEGLKLRKVLLPSGGVRKTGILWRRSGARAAAVDAFVSACRDVSLRHSDGNDPAAAENPAN; encoded by the coding sequence ATGGATATTCGCTTTCTCGAAACCTTTCTGGCGATCGTCGACTGTGGCTCGATTGCCGAGACCGCCCGCAGAACCAACAAGACGCCGGCGGCGCTCTCCCAGCGCATTCAGGTTCTTGAGCAGGAGCTTGGCCACAAGCTGATTGTCCGTTCGGGACGGACCGTGCAGCCGACGGCGGCGGGTCTTGCCGTGCTTGAAAGGGCGCGGGAGCTGGTGGAAAAGACGCGTGACCTCAGCGCACTTGCTGCGAATGGAGCGCCAGCCGGCCAATTGCGCATCGGAGCCACGTCAACCGCCCTGATCGGTCTTATGCCGGACATCATCACGATGCTGAGCGATCGGTACCCGGCCATCGATTATTTCGTTCAGCCTGGTTCATCGTCTGAACTCTATCATCGCGTGACTGCCGGGGAGCTTGATGCCGCTCTGATCGTCCGGCCTGATTTTGCACTGCCCAAGGCGATGGGTTGGTGCACGATCCGCGAAGAGCCGCTCGTGTTCATCGCCCCGCATTCCCTTCCCGAATTGCCCCCGCACGCCCTTATCGCCAGTCAGCGGTTCATTCTCTATGACCGCAACCAGTGGGGTGGGCAGATCGTGGCGCGCTATCTGGCGGAGAACGGACTTGCGGTTCGTGAGTGGCTGGAGCTCGACGCGCTCGATGCGATTGCCGCGCTGGTCAGCCGCGGCCTGGGTGTCGCCATCGTTCCCGATTGGGCACCGCCCTGGCCGGAGGGTCTGAAGCTTCGAAAGGTCCTTCTGCCTTCGGGCGGCGTCCGGAAAACAGGCATCTTGTGGCGGCGGTCCGGTGCGCGCGCCGCTGCTGTTGACGCCTTTGTCTCTGCGTGCCGCGATGTCTCCCTGCGCCACTCAGACGGCAACGATCCCGCCGCCGCCGAGAATCCGGCGAACTGA
- a CDS encoding tripartite tricarboxylate transporter substrate binding protein, whose amino-acid sequence MTFKPLALIAAMAIGIAATPAVAEYPDRQIKLIVPFSAGGGTDLNARTVAQFLEKELGEPVVVVNRPGAGGEIGLSELASSDPDGYTIGIINTPGIITIPIEREAQFSLESFDFLAAMAEDPGTINVLGSSDIGSIEDLVAAAKEKPGRVTVATQGAGSAGHINTLLLEQAAGIDLLPIPFDGSSAGRNALLSGEIMATTANLGEALTFSEGTDWRILGVMADEASPMASDVPTFASAGYPVIGGSLRGIGAPAGLPDEVREKLEDALKKVSDDPEYLKIAKQANLPARFIPSDRYVSILEGLDKSFHELWETTPWNQ is encoded by the coding sequence ATGACCTTCAAACCTCTCGCCCTGATCGCCGCCATGGCGATCGGTATCGCCGCGACGCCTGCCGTTGCCGAATATCCGGACCGGCAGATCAAGCTGATCGTTCCCTTCTCCGCCGGAGGAGGCACGGACCTCAATGCGCGCACGGTCGCTCAATTTCTGGAAAAGGAACTGGGAGAACCTGTCGTTGTCGTGAACCGCCCGGGTGCTGGCGGTGAGATCGGACTTTCCGAACTCGCAAGCTCCGACCCCGACGGCTACACGATCGGTATAATCAACACGCCCGGCATCATCACGATACCGATCGAGCGTGAGGCTCAATTCTCGCTGGAAAGTTTTGATTTCCTCGCTGCGATGGCCGAAGACCCCGGCACCATCAACGTTCTCGGGTCGAGCGACATCGGTTCGATCGAGGATCTGGTAGCCGCTGCAAAGGAAAAGCCCGGCCGCGTCACGGTCGCAACGCAGGGGGCGGGCTCGGCCGGCCACATCAACACTCTGCTGCTGGAGCAGGCTGCCGGCATCGACCTGCTGCCAATCCCCTTTGATGGCTCCTCGGCCGGTCGCAACGCTTTGCTCTCCGGCGAGATCATGGCAACGACGGCCAATCTTGGTGAGGCTCTGACATTCTCCGAAGGGACGGATTGGCGCATCCTCGGCGTGATGGCCGACGAAGCTTCGCCGATGGCTTCGGACGTTCCGACCTTCGCTTCCGCGGGCTATCCGGTGATCGGTGGTTCGCTGCGCGGCATTGGTGCTCCGGCCGGCCTTCCCGATGAGGTCAGAGAGAAGCTGGAAGACGCACTCAAGAAGGTCAGCGATGATCCGGAGTATCTGAAGATCGCAAAACAGGCCAATCTTCCAGCACGCTTCATTCCATCAGATCGTTACGTCTCGATCCTTGAGGGCCTGGACAAAAGCTTCCACGAACTCTGGGAAACCACGCCCTGGAACCAATAA
- a CDS encoding hydroxyacid dehydrogenase translates to MPECLIVQPIHPAGEEALEAAGIRVRRASAQDMKTVAAEIETADALITRDAGLNAEAMDSARNLKIIANHGIGTNKIDVAHAAELGIPISFTPTANARSVAEHAMMLILACAKRTVEADHAARNGNFRFKFEGGMSELTCKTLGIAGFGTIGRLLGEIAKNGFAMKVLIWSPSADDGTIRDNGFEPAGTLDALLEGSDVISLHRPARPDTHHMINAETLRKMRPHAILVNTARGALIDEAALAEALESGVIRAAGLDVFDPEPLDESSPLTGLRNIVLAPHVAGSTEDALKATALACAQHIVDALANKRPESLVDVAVWESRRKT, encoded by the coding sequence ATGCCTGAATGCCTGATTGTCCAGCCGATCCACCCCGCCGGCGAAGAAGCGCTTGAGGCTGCGGGAATAAGGGTTCGGCGCGCAAGCGCACAGGACATGAAAACGGTCGCAGCCGAAATCGAAACGGCTGATGCCCTGATCACGCGCGATGCCGGGCTCAACGCCGAGGCGATGGACAGCGCGAGGAACCTGAAAATCATAGCCAATCACGGCATAGGCACCAACAAGATCGACGTCGCGCACGCCGCAGAACTCGGGATCCCGATCTCTTTCACGCCAACGGCCAATGCCCGTTCCGTCGCCGAACACGCGATGATGCTGATCCTCGCCTGCGCGAAGCGCACGGTCGAGGCCGATCATGCAGCGCGCAACGGCAATTTCCGCTTCAAGTTCGAAGGCGGCATGAGCGAGTTGACTTGCAAGACGCTCGGTATTGCCGGCTTCGGCACCATCGGCCGGCTGCTTGGCGAGATCGCAAAGAATGGTTTCGCGATGAAGGTCCTTATCTGGTCGCCTTCCGCTGACGATGGTACCATCCGCGACAATGGTTTCGAGCCGGCTGGAACTCTGGACGCCCTTCTGGAAGGCTCTGACGTCATCTCGCTGCACCGACCCGCCCGCCCCGATACGCACCACATGATCAACGCTGAAACCCTGCGTAAAATGCGGCCTCATGCCATTTTGGTGAACACGGCGCGCGGTGCGCTCATCGATGAAGCTGCTCTGGCTGAAGCGCTCGAGAGCGGGGTGATCCGCGCGGCGGGCCTTGATGTCTTCGACCCGGAGCCACTGGATGAAAGCTCGCCGCTTACAGGGCTTCGAAACATCGTGCTCGCTCCGCATGTCGCAGGCTCTACCGAAGATGCGTTGAAAGCCACGGCTCTTGCCTGCGCGCAGCACATTGTCGATGCGCTGGCAAACAAACGTCCGGAGAGTCTCGTCGACGTAGCTGTCTGGGAAAGCCGCAGAAAAACATAA
- a CDS encoding Zn-dependent hydrolase, translating to MTVEPDISLARKLFDRLAEATSDGVGITRDSYGAGEAFAHDLIASTARDLGLETRTDAAMNLYVTLAGEDRSLPAVMTGSHLDSVPRGGNFDGAAGVIAGISVLSAWLQAGKKPLRDTVVIAIRAEESAWFPVSYPGSKAIFGKLPAEALELKRFDRDVTLGEAIEAAGGDPRALASGTCLLDPRTVSRFIEVHIEQGPVLVGSNQPVGIVNGIRGSFRYRHARINGVYSHSGATPRAHRHDAVAAAAAFIERLNAHWSAFEKNGADLALTFGQLSTDGEQADFSKVPGRVDFSIDVRSASAQTLEAFESVVLREVANVEQQTSTRFDLGPRTASTPAPMDAELISEMMDKAEALGIDARVMPSGAGHDTATFALQGIPSAMIFVRNHNGSHNPEEAMEMADFAVATRLLGAAMDAEPPMLRDCQPMENTSHA from the coding sequence ATGACCGTCGAGCCTGACATTTCGCTTGCCCGGAAGCTGTTCGACAGACTTGCCGAAGCCACGTCGGACGGCGTCGGCATCACCCGTGACAGCTATGGTGCGGGCGAGGCGTTTGCGCATGATCTGATCGCGTCGACGGCCAGGGACCTGGGGCTGGAAACACGCACCGACGCGGCCATGAACCTTTACGTCACGCTTGCCGGCGAGGATCGTTCCCTGCCGGCCGTGATGACCGGTTCGCATCTCGACAGCGTTCCCCGTGGCGGCAATTTCGACGGCGCAGCCGGGGTCATTGCCGGGATAAGCGTGCTCTCAGCTTGGCTTCAAGCAGGAAAAAAGCCCCTGCGCGACACCGTCGTCATCGCCATTCGCGCCGAGGAATCAGCCTGGTTTCCGGTTTCCTATCCGGGCTCCAAGGCCATTTTCGGAAAGCTTCCAGCCGAAGCGCTGGAGCTGAAGCGCTTCGACCGGGACGTGACACTGGGCGAAGCGATCGAGGCGGCGGGGGGCGATCCTCGGGCACTCGCATCGGGTACATGTCTTCTTGATCCACGAACCGTCAGCCGTTTCATCGAGGTGCATATCGAGCAGGGGCCGGTGCTCGTGGGATCCAATCAGCCGGTCGGTATTGTCAATGGCATTCGCGGCAGTTTCCGCTACCGGCATGCCCGGATCAATGGTGTGTACAGCCATTCAGGCGCAACGCCGCGGGCCCATCGCCACGACGCAGTTGCGGCCGCCGCAGCCTTCATCGAACGCTTGAATGCGCACTGGTCGGCGTTTGAAAAGAACGGTGCTGATCTGGCGCTGACATTCGGGCAGCTTTCGACAGATGGCGAACAGGCGGATTTCAGCAAGGTTCCCGGTCGCGTCGATTTCAGCATCGATGTGCGTTCCGCCAGTGCGCAGACACTTGAGGCATTTGAGAGCGTCGTTTTGCGCGAGGTCGCAAATGTCGAGCAGCAGACATCCACACGTTTCGACCTGGGACCGCGCACCGCCAGCACGCCAGCACCCATGGATGCCGAACTGATTTCCGAAATGATGGACAAGGCTGAAGCGCTCGGAATTGACGCGCGCGTTATGCCTTCCGGCGCCGGGCACGATACGGCGACGTTTGCTCTTCAAGGCATCCCCTCTGCGATGATTTTCGTACGGAATCACAACGGTAGCCACAACCCTGAAGAAGCGATGGAGATGGCCGATTTCGCGGTCGCCACCCGTCTTCTGGGAGCTGCAATGGATGCAGAACCGCCAATGCTCAGGGACTGCCAACCGATGGAGAACACCTCACATGCCTGA
- a CDS encoding tripartite tricarboxylate transporter permease, producing the protein MMEFIGHAGQGFATALSPQTLLFCFLGVTAGTFIGVLPGIGPLATIAMLLPLTFYLDPTTAIIMLAGIYYGSQYGGSTASILLNLPGTAGASVTCLDGYPMARAGRAGVALCITTIASFAGGCFAIVVMAVLSPALSKFALVMTSADYFALMLLGMVAAVTLIGDAPLKGLAMVVFGLLVGLMGTDTISGQIRFAFGAPYLYDGLPLVLVAMGMFGASEVIASIGSDSAEWLAKQKITFRSLMPTRDDMRRSHAPIWRGSILGSFVGVLPGAGSTIAAFMAYAVEKRVGPNREKLGSGIVEGVAAPESANNAASQTALIPALTLGVPGDATSALMLGALLIHGIAPGPTLIPQHPDIFWGLLASFWIGNLILLILNLPLVGLWVSMLKIPYHILYPGILVFIAIGIYSVNSSYVDVIMVGVLGVLGYALSLLKFPIAPLLLGYILGPLMEANLRRSLLISGGDVSIFWQQPLTLTIMLLALLLLLLPLATKGWRRRLSKELPQD; encoded by the coding sequence ATGATGGAGTTCATCGGGCATGCCGGCCAGGGGTTTGCCACAGCGCTCAGCCCTCAAACGCTGCTGTTCTGTTTTCTGGGTGTGACCGCGGGCACATTTATTGGCGTCTTGCCGGGTATCGGTCCTCTGGCCACGATCGCCATGCTGCTGCCATTGACCTTCTATCTCGATCCGACCACTGCCATCATCATGCTGGCAGGCATCTACTACGGTTCGCAATATGGCGGCTCCACCGCCTCGATCCTGCTCAATCTGCCCGGCACGGCCGGGGCATCGGTGACCTGTCTCGACGGCTACCCCATGGCCCGGGCCGGCCGCGCTGGCGTCGCGCTTTGCATCACCACCATCGCCTCATTCGCTGGCGGTTGTTTTGCGATTGTGGTGATGGCCGTTCTGTCTCCGGCACTCAGCAAGTTCGCACTGGTAATGACATCTGCCGATTACTTTGCGCTGATGCTTCTTGGCATGGTCGCGGCTGTCACACTCATCGGCGATGCGCCGCTCAAGGGGCTGGCCATGGTGGTGTTCGGCTTGCTGGTGGGGCTGATGGGGACCGACACGATTTCGGGGCAGATCCGTTTCGCTTTCGGTGCGCCTTATCTCTACGACGGGCTTCCGCTTGTTCTTGTCGCCATGGGCATGTTCGGTGCCAGTGAGGTTATCGCGTCGATCGGCTCGGATTCGGCCGAATGGCTTGCCAAACAGAAGATCACGTTCAGATCTCTCATGCCCACCAGAGACGACATGCGCCGGTCGCATGCGCCGATATGGCGAGGCTCAATCCTGGGTTCCTTCGTCGGTGTCTTGCCAGGAGCCGGTTCCACGATTGCCGCCTTCATGGCCTATGCGGTTGAAAAACGGGTTGGGCCGAACAGAGAAAAACTTGGCAGCGGTATCGTCGAGGGCGTAGCGGCGCCCGAAAGCGCCAACAATGCCGCGTCTCAGACTGCTCTTATCCCTGCGCTCACGCTTGGGGTTCCCGGTGACGCCACCTCGGCGCTGATGCTCGGCGCACTGCTCATCCACGGCATCGCGCCCGGACCGACCCTGATCCCCCAGCACCCCGACATCTTCTGGGGCCTGCTCGCCAGTTTCTGGATCGGCAATCTGATCCTGTTGATCTTGAATCTTCCGCTGGTCGGCCTGTGGGTTTCGATGCTGAAAATTCCCTACCACATCCTCTATCCCGGCATTCTCGTCTTCATCGCAATCGGCATCTATTCGGTGAATTCTTCCTATGTCGACGTGATCATGGTGGGTGTGCTTGGAGTGCTGGGCTACGCGCTCTCCCTGTTGAAGTTCCCGATCGCGCCGCTGCTGCTTGGGTACATTCTCGGGCCGTTGATGGAGGCCAATCTCCGTCGAAGCCTGCTGATCTCGGGAGGCGATGTCTCGATATTCTGGCAACAGCCCCTTACCCTGACGATCATGCTATTGGCACTGCTCCTTCTGCTTTTGCCGCTGGCGACAAAAGG
- a CDS encoding tripartite tricarboxylate transporter TctB family protein, whose amino-acid sequence MRSIRLEPTDAIGGVLVTLIGLVTAGISSQYPIGRISNIGPGAFPLALGIIMVLLGLGIIAGSVGRTGSIRQPNWRAAGVVMLSLTCFALLIGSFGLVPATLASAFIARFADNRFHFGRVFILACSLALLCWLIFIALLGLPIPVLELSL is encoded by the coding sequence ATGAGATCAATACGCTTGGAACCAACCGACGCCATCGGCGGTGTGCTGGTCACATTGATCGGGCTGGTGACCGCCGGCATCAGCTCTCAATACCCGATAGGCAGGATTTCCAACATCGGCCCAGGCGCCTTTCCGCTGGCGCTGGGGATCATCATGGTGTTGCTCGGCCTCGGGATCATCGCCGGCTCGGTTGGCAGGACCGGCAGCATTCGGCAGCCCAACTGGAGAGCGGCAGGCGTTGTCATGCTGTCGCTCACCTGTTTCGCCTTGCTCATCGGTTCTTTCGGCCTTGTGCCGGCAACCCTTGCGTCAGCCTTCATTGCCCGTTTCGCGGACAACCGATTTCACTTCGGGCGTGTTTTCATCCTGGCGTGTTCACTGGCGCTTCTGTGCTGGCTGATCTTTATCGCCCTGCTCGGCCTGCCCATTCCAGTGCTGGAGCTTTCACTATGA
- a CDS encoding maleate cis-trans isomerase family protein, translated as MKAVSMYSAYGWRGKIGLILPSTNTVNEPEFWRLAPEGVTIHTDRVLLLGNATQESYDKMADALAQAAERLATAEVDIVVYGCTSGSIVCPMPELLDSMSAQTNTPACATAGAVIAALNALGVKKVAVGTPYVDFVNESEKQFLEDYGFECTSLHGLRLGETQEERRGIGRVPPQQVYRLARMIDRPDAEAIFISCTNLATLDVIEQIEQDLGKPVITSNQACFWASLRLMGLTDVIEGHGRLLRECLDPITQSDFYLPGTAASK; from the coding sequence ATGAAAGCTGTCTCCATGTACAGCGCCTATGGATGGCGCGGAAAAATCGGCCTCATCCTGCCGTCCACCAACACGGTCAACGAGCCGGAATTCTGGCGGCTGGCGCCTGAAGGGGTGACGATCCACACCGACCGGGTGTTGCTGCTCGGCAATGCCACGCAGGAAAGCTACGACAAGATGGCCGATGCCCTCGCGCAGGCGGCCGAGCGCCTTGCCACGGCCGAGGTCGACATCGTCGTCTATGGCTGCACGTCGGGATCGATCGTGTGCCCGATGCCGGAATTGCTCGACAGCATGTCGGCACAAACCAACACCCCGGCCTGCGCTACGGCGGGCGCGGTGATCGCCGCGCTCAATGCCCTCGGGGTCAAGAAAGTTGCCGTCGGAACACCCTATGTTGATTTCGTCAACGAGAGCGAAAAGCAGTTTCTCGAAGATTACGGCTTCGAATGCACCAGCCTGCACGGATTGCGGCTGGGCGAAACACAGGAAGAGCGGCGCGGCATCGGCCGGGTTCCGCCGCAGCAGGTCTACCGCCTTGCCCGCATGATCGACCGGCCTGATGCCGAAGCGATTTTCATCTCCTGCACCAACCTCGCCACGCTCGATGTCATCGAGCAGATCGAACAGGATCTTGGCAAACCCGTCATCACCTCCAACCAGGCCTGCTTCTGGGCGAGTTTGCGCCTGATGGGTCTTACTGACGTGATCGAAGGACACGGTCGGCTGCTGCGTGAGTGTCTCGATCCGATCACCCAATCCGATTTCTACCTGCCAGGCACCGCGGCTTCGAAATGA
- a CDS encoding aspartate dehydrogenase domain-containing protein yields the protein MRDKKRIGIIGAGAIGGAIIREIDNSADTEIAFVLVSSVHRMTGFNLPDGIVTDDPNEALSRPVDLVVEAAMPSVVQELAPRFLRTADFCAFSSTAMARRETEEEIRSVTARHGSTFYVPHGAILSLDGIADGRAAIEQVTVTTTKSGKSLGIDPKADGLMFEGATREACARFPRNVNVHAAIALAGLGFDRTVSRIVAVPDLPTMEHQIEVSGPGLSWDIRVSSRSLGGVTGSYTPHSAVGSVRRILGGGGIVAV from the coding sequence ATGCGTGACAAGAAACGAATTGGCATCATTGGCGCCGGCGCGATCGGGGGCGCTATCATCCGCGAGATCGACAATTCCGCGGACACAGAAATCGCTTTCGTTCTGGTTTCCAGCGTCCATCGTATGACAGGCTTCAACCTCCCGGACGGTATCGTCACCGATGACCCGAACGAGGCTCTTTCGCGGCCGGTTGATCTCGTTGTCGAGGCAGCGATGCCCTCGGTCGTTCAGGAGCTTGCTCCGCGATTTCTTCGGACGGCGGACTTCTGCGCCTTTTCCAGCACGGCCATGGCCAGACGCGAGACCGAAGAGGAGATTCGCTCCGTCACGGCACGGCACGGCAGCACGTTTTACGTCCCGCACGGCGCCATCCTTTCCCTGGATGGCATTGCCGATGGCCGGGCGGCCATCGAGCAAGTGACCGTAACAACCACGAAGAGCGGAAAGAGCCTTGGCATCGACCCCAAAGCCGATGGATTGATGTTTGAAGGCGCGACACGCGAGGCCTGCGCCCGCTTTCCCCGCAATGTCAATGTTCACGCGGCCATTGCCCTTGCGGGTCTGGGATTTGACCGGACGGTCAGCCGGATTGTTGCTGTTCCTGACCTTCCCACAATGGAACATCAGATCGAGGTGAGTGGACCGGGATTGTCGTGGGACATTCGTGTCTCCTCCCGTTCCCTCGGCGGAGTGACAGGCTCCTATACGCCGCATTCGGCGGTCGGCTCAGTTCGCCGGATTCTCGGCGGCGGCGGGATCGTTGCCGTCTGA
- a CDS encoding pyridoxal phosphate-dependent aminotransferase — translation MSEIEKKFRKLETDNAPGQEVRQAAKLEDGYLKGESLEGQRVDFSHGDVDAHEPTPGAFDEFSAGVMRGGSQAYTEYRGALDIRDELAPRLADFTGADVDARDGLIITPGTQGALFLAIASTVSRGDKVAIVQPDYFANRKLVTFFDGEIVPVQLRYGEAETDEAGLDLEELEAAFQSGVKLFLFSNPNNPAGVVYSPEEVSRIAALAEQYGATVIVDQLYSRLRYEGVTYTHLRAVSTASENVVTIMGPSKTESLSGYRLGVAFGSKTIINRMEKLQAIVSLRAAGYSQAVLKTWFNEPEGWMEERIARHQAIRDDLVALFRGIPGCTLRVPQAGSYLFARLPELTVAPGDFIKALRLQAGVIVTPGTEFSPHCADSIRLNFSQDHAASVAAIERLATLVQRYRA, via the coding sequence ATGTCGGAAATCGAGAAGAAGTTCAGAAAACTGGAAACGGACAATGCGCCGGGCCAGGAAGTGCGGCAGGCCGCAAAGCTCGAAGACGGCTACCTGAAGGGCGAGTCACTCGAAGGACAACGCGTCGACTTTTCCCATGGGGACGTCGATGCCCACGAGCCAACTCCGGGCGCGTTCGATGAATTCTCCGCCGGTGTCATGCGCGGCGGCTCGCAGGCCTATACGGAATATCGCGGGGCACTCGATATCCGCGACGAGCTGGCTCCCCGGCTTGCAGATTTTACCGGCGCCGACGTGGATGCCCGCGACGGATTGATCATAACGCCAGGCACGCAAGGGGCGCTTTTTCTGGCCATTGCCTCGACCGTCTCGCGGGGAGACAAGGTGGCGATCGTCCAGCCCGATTACTTCGCGAACAGGAAGCTTGTCACCTTCTTTGACGGTGAAATCGTTCCGGTCCAGCTTCGCTATGGCGAGGCTGAAACCGACGAGGCCGGTCTCGACCTGGAGGAGCTTGAAGCGGCGTTCCAATCCGGCGTGAAACTCTTCCTGTTTTCCAATCCGAACAACCCGGCAGGTGTCGTCTACTCGCCGGAGGAAGTGTCCCGGATTGCAGCTCTCGCGGAGCAATACGGCGCCACAGTCATCGTCGATCAGCTTTATTCCCGTCTCAGATATGAGGGCGTGACCTATACGCATTTGCGCGCTGTGAGCACGGCGTCTGAAAATGTTGTCACGATCATGGGGCCCTCGAAGACAGAATCGCTGAGCGGCTATCGTCTGGGGGTCGCTTTCGGCTCAAAAACCATCATCAACCGCATGGAGAAACTGCAGGCCATCGTTTCGCTCCGGGCGGCCGGTTATTCGCAGGCGGTGCTCAAGACATGGTTCAACGAGCCCGAGGGATGGATGGAAGAGCGCATCGCCCGCCATCAGGCGATTCGTGATGATCTTGTGGCGCTTTTTCGCGGTATCCCCGGATGCACGCTCCGCGTGCCACAGGCCGGCAGCTATCTGTTTGCCCGCCTACCCGAACTGACGGTGGCACCTGGCGATTTCATCAAGGCATTGCGCCTTCAGGCCGGTGTGATCGTTACCCCCGGCACCGAGTTCAGCCCCCATTGTGCTGACAGCATCCGTCTGAACTTTTCGCAAGATCATGCCGCTTCAGTGGCAGCCATCGAGCGACTGGCGACACTGGTGCAGCGCTATCGCGCCTGA
- a CDS encoding GntR family transcriptional regulator codes for MANQAETRLAEDAYNRILAHIMSGKLAAGTVIQEKVLVEELGLSRTPMRDALLILEGEGLLVRESRRVVRVLSMDLSHYVENLAIRRLLECEAAALAVGRIPEDSLDRMKAEIETLMSNHEARMPAGRDAVRRIDEELHRTIAEAAGNRQLADIVAGLRRKTHIFDLKNMPERFLETCREHLALIEALRPDSEPEVARQAMYRHINAIRESIVRRLLQN; via the coding sequence ATGGCCAATCAGGCAGAAACAAGACTGGCCGAGGATGCCTATAACCGCATTCTCGCGCACATCATGTCCGGCAAGCTGGCAGCCGGCACTGTCATCCAGGAAAAGGTTCTGGTTGAGGAACTTGGCCTCTCGCGTACGCCCATGCGGGACGCACTCCTGATCCTCGAAGGCGAGGGGCTTCTGGTGCGCGAGAGCCGGCGCGTGGTGCGGGTCTTGTCGATGGATCTCTCGCACTATGTCGAAAATCTTGCGATCCGCCGCCTGCTTGAGTGCGAGGCGGCGGCACTTGCGGTGGGCCGAATACCCGAAGACTCTCTCGACCGTATGAAAGCCGAGATCGAGACGCTGATGAGCAATCACGAAGCCCGCATGCCGGCGGGACGCGACGCGGTGCGCCGGATCGACGAGGAGCTTCACCGGACCATCGCGGAAGCGGCGGGCAACCGGCAACTCGCCGACATCGTCGCAGGCCTGCGCCGCAAAACCCATATTTTCGATCTCAAGAACATGCCGGAGCGGTTTCTCGAGACCTGCCGGGAACATCTGGCGCTCATTGAAGCGTTGCGCCCGGATTCCGAGCCTGAGGTCGCTCGCCAGGCAATGTACCGCCACATCAACGCGATCCGGGAAAGCATTGTGCGCCGCCTGCTTCAGAATTGA